The Nitrospira sp. genome has a segment encoding these proteins:
- a CDS encoding efflux RND transporter periplasmic adaptor subunit — protein MEKDHQSMGYVAAGLVFVAMAVSAACRQEAESMPAPEVSQVEIVTVQTQSIPDEPEFIGQAEASRPVEIRPQVTGILKAVLYPEGRDVKQGDRLYQIEPVPFKAAVASAKAKIAQAEARMVQAKQDLARVKPLLAEQAVSQKDVDDAVAGQLSANAALEGAHADLIKAQFDLDNTLITAPISGIIERSRYYEGRLVSAQTDLLTMIHRVDPMYVVVNVPELFILQRRRDIEAKRITHPGDYKLRGRLTFMDGTAYPQEGVLDLLEPGLRSETSSRQIRITFPNPKRALLPGQFVKVRFTGDTKTDAVLIPQRAVMQSPQGPFVYVVNPDEKIEIRDVTASDWKGSQWIIDRGLHAGDRVVVNGLMKIGPGAPVKAVPWVAANASATESAPNLPQDHL, from the coding sequence ATGGAGAAGGATCATCAATCTATGGGGTATGTCGCAGCGGGGCTTGTCTTTGTGGCAATGGCAGTCTCAGCCGCTTGTAGACAAGAAGCCGAGTCGATGCCGGCACCGGAGGTATCGCAGGTCGAGATCGTCACCGTGCAAACGCAGAGCATCCCCGATGAACCGGAGTTTATCGGTCAGGCCGAAGCGTCTCGTCCGGTGGAAATCCGTCCGCAAGTGACGGGGATTTTGAAGGCGGTCTTATATCCGGAAGGACGCGACGTGAAGCAAGGAGACCGTCTGTATCAGATTGAGCCCGTTCCCTTCAAGGCGGCGGTTGCGAGTGCCAAGGCCAAGATTGCGCAGGCGGAGGCTCGCATGGTCCAAGCCAAGCAGGACCTGGCTCGAGTGAAACCGTTGCTTGCCGAACAGGCAGTCAGCCAGAAGGACGTCGACGATGCCGTTGCCGGGCAACTATCGGCCAATGCCGCGCTGGAAGGCGCGCATGCCGATCTCATCAAGGCCCAATTCGATCTGGATAACACTCTCATCACGGCTCCCATCAGCGGGATTATCGAGCGCAGCCGTTACTATGAAGGACGGTTGGTGTCGGCTCAGACCGATCTGCTGACCATGATCCATCGAGTCGATCCGATGTACGTGGTTGTGAACGTTCCCGAGCTGTTCATCCTACAACGGCGGCGGGACATCGAGGCGAAGAGAATTACCCATCCAGGAGACTACAAGTTGCGAGGTCGACTTACGTTCATGGATGGCACGGCCTATCCACAAGAAGGGGTCCTTGATTTGTTGGAGCCCGGTTTGCGATCGGAAACCAGTTCGCGTCAAATCAGAATTACCTTCCCAAATCCGAAGCGAGCCCTTCTGCCGGGGCAATTTGTGAAGGTCCGATTTACCGGTGATACAAAAACAGACGCGGTCCTCATTCCCCAACGAGCCGTGATGCAAAGTCCACAAGGCCCCTTTGTCTATGTGGTCAACCCGGACGAGAAGATTGAGATTCGAGACGTGACGGCTTCCGATTGGAAAGGAAGCCAGTGGATCATCGACAGAGGTCTGCATGCGGGCGATCGGGTGGTCGTGAACGGCTTAATGAAGATCGGTCCGGGCGCTCCCGTAAAGGCTGTTCCCTGGGTCGCGGCGAATGCCTCCGCTACGGAGTCTGCCCCCAACCTTCCTCAGGATCATTTGTGA